One Rhodoferax ferrireducens T118 DNA segment encodes these proteins:
- a CDS encoding anti-sigma factor, which yields MLDSTQAQAPRGHGAWWRAATIACLLVIAIAIATGVSMFEQFKAQIHHLQTQLQSTAQIRFVAVLLDDSQAPAMLITLAPKEAALQIQRLNDVTEGRADSMQLWALAANGQPRSLGILTSTGKTLRLPVNDKALVDVSQLAISVENKDETTQRSQPSLPYLFKGAVVQKAL from the coding sequence ATGCTTGACTCCACGCAAGCCCAAGCGCCGCGCGGCCATGGCGCATGGTGGCGTGCGGCCACCATTGCTTGCCTGCTGGTCATCGCCATCGCCATCGCCACGGGTGTGAGCATGTTTGAGCAGTTCAAGGCGCAGATTCATCATCTGCAAACCCAACTGCAAAGCACAGCGCAAATCAGATTCGTCGCGGTGCTGCTGGACGACAGCCAGGCCCCCGCCATGTTGATCACGCTGGCCCCCAAAGAGGCGGCGCTGCAAATTCAGCGCCTCAATGACGTGACCGAAGGTCGCGCCGACAGCATGCAACTGTGGGCGCTAGCTGCCAACGGCCAGCCGCGCTCACTGGGAATTTTGACCAGCACGGGCAAAACCTTGCGACTACCGGTCAACGACAAAGCGTTGGTTGACGTGTCCCAGCTCGCCATCAGTGTAGAAAACAAGGACGAGACAACGCAGCGCAGCCAGCCCAGCCTGCCTTATCTATTCAAGGGCGCGGTCGTGCAAAAAGCTTTGTAG
- the fliD gene encoding flagellar filament capping protein FliD — MATISSTGIGSGLDVNSIVSQLVALEKTPLKTLALKATNTQNQISAFGEIQSQFAALTDVASRISVASTWGARNASSSNTSAATITATGTANATSFSLDVDQLARSQSGSSAAVAPGTMPGAGTLTLQLGTWTAGGAAFTPGAAASVNVTVLATDTISDIASKINGANAGVVATVFNDGTNERLLLQSKTTGAAAGFRMTVADADTTNNDNAGLSRLSFDPATVDPLTGLASGMATAGIPVQYAQDAKARINGLAVTSATNTLTDNIPGVTIKLVATTTTGYGLPGEVKSPLTMAISEDVTPAVKNVSDFVTAYNKLNKSLTDLTKYDAATKTAGLFQGDSSVVGLQNILRNMLGSASLGASSQRLSDVGLERQLDGSLVINTAKLSAAANNGTTLQQLFTNDNKDPLTNGFALKFRDLGRGVASSGGSVKNKAEALQKNLDNNTKEQTKVNDRAALFETRLRKQYSALDAQMAQLNALNAYVTQQVATWNKSTA; from the coding sequence ATGGCAACCATTTCATCAACCGGCATTGGCAGCGGGCTGGACGTCAACAGCATTGTTTCTCAGCTGGTAGCGCTGGAGAAGACGCCGCTCAAAACGCTGGCGCTCAAAGCGACCAACACGCAAAACCAGATATCTGCCTTTGGCGAGATTCAGTCGCAATTTGCCGCACTGACCGACGTGGCCAGCCGCATTTCGGTGGCCAGTACATGGGGTGCGCGCAACGCGTCATCGTCCAACACCAGCGCCGCCACCATCACGGCGACAGGTACCGCCAATGCCACCTCTTTCAGTCTGGATGTGGATCAGCTGGCGCGATCGCAGTCGGGTTCATCAGCCGCCGTGGCGCCCGGCACCATGCCAGGGGCGGGCACGCTGACGCTGCAACTGGGCACGTGGACTGCGGGCGGCGCGGCGTTTACACCAGGCGCGGCTGCCAGTGTCAATGTGACTGTTCTGGCGACCGACACCATTTCGGACATCGCGTCCAAGATCAATGGCGCCAACGCTGGCGTTGTGGCGACTGTTTTCAATGACGGCACCAATGAGCGCTTGCTGTTGCAATCCAAAACTACCGGTGCGGCGGCGGGTTTCAGAATGACGGTGGCCGACGCCGATACGACCAACAACGACAACGCGGGTTTGTCGCGCTTGTCCTTTGATCCCGCGACTGTTGATCCATTGACCGGCCTCGCTTCTGGCATGGCTACAGCGGGTATTCCGGTGCAATATGCCCAAGACGCGAAGGCCCGCATCAACGGTCTGGCCGTCACCTCGGCCACCAACACGCTGACTGACAACATTCCGGGTGTCACTATCAAATTGGTGGCGACAACGACCACCGGCTATGGCCTCCCGGGTGAGGTCAAGTCACCGCTGACCATGGCGATCAGCGAAGACGTGACGCCGGCGGTCAAAAATGTGTCGGACTTTGTGACCGCTTACAACAAGTTGAATAAGTCGCTGACTGATTTAACGAAATACGACGCTGCTACCAAGACGGCCGGGCTGTTCCAGGGCGATTCCTCGGTGGTGGGGCTGCAAAATATATTGCGCAATATGCTCGGTTCTGCCAGCTTGGGCGCTAGTTCCCAGCGCTTGTCAGATGTGGGGCTGGAGCGGCAGCTGGACGGCTCACTTGTCATCAATACCGCCAAGTTGAGCGCGGCCGCCAATAACGGCACCACCTTGCAACAGCTTTTTACCAATGACAACAAAGACCCGTTGACCAACGGTTTTGCCTTGAAATTCAGGGATCTGGGGCGTGGTGTTGCGTCAAGCGGTGGCTCAGTCAAGAATAAGGCGGAGGCGCTACAAAAAAATCTTGACAACAACACCAAAGAACAAACCAAGGTGAATGACCGCGCCGCCCTGTTCGAAACCCGTTTGCGCAAGCAGTACAGCGCGCTGGATGCCCAGATGGCGCAACTGAACGCGCTCAATGCTTATGTGACCCAGCAGGTGGCAACCTGGAACAAGTCAACCGCCTGA
- a CDS encoding CBS domain-containing protein, with protein sequence MFDQPIKSIMEQKKFLTAPPETTVSDAARLMADRNVGAVLVVADEHLLGIFTERDAVFRVIAKGRDANTTQLTEVMTVDPKTLEPGKTYGHALLIMQENGFRHVPVVENGRPVGIISSRNAMDPDLEEYVFEARRREHLR encoded by the coding sequence ATGTTTGATCAACCTATTAAAAGCATCATGGAGCAGAAGAAGTTTCTGACTGCTCCGCCAGAAACCACTGTCAGCGACGCCGCCAGGTTGATGGCCGACCGCAATGTTGGCGCCGTCCTGGTGGTTGCCGACGAGCACCTGCTTGGGATTTTTACGGAACGCGATGCGGTTTTTCGCGTGATTGCGAAAGGACGCGATGCCAACACCACGCAACTCACCGAGGTCATGACAGTTGACCCCAAAACGCTGGAGCCGGGCAAGACCTATGGACACGCACTGCTGATCATGCAGGAAAACGGTTTCCGTCATGTACCTGTGGTGGAGAATGGCCGCCCGGTCGGCATCATCTCGTCGCGCAATGCGATGGACCCGGACCTGGAAGAATACGTCTTCGAAGCGCGGCGGCGCGAACACCTCCGCTAG
- a CDS encoding flagellar protein FliT, giving the protein MPLMLIDYYKAIEDSSLKMLNAAKAEDWDQVMRFEGACAVLIEQLRARAHSEELLPAQRTEKTRIMQRILHNDAQIRYLAEPWLTHCEQNLDGQRQFLH; this is encoded by the coding sequence ATGCCCCTCATGCTGATTGACTACTACAAAGCCATCGAAGACAGCAGCCTCAAAATGCTCAACGCAGCCAAAGCCGAGGACTGGGACCAGGTGATGCGCTTTGAGGGTGCCTGTGCGGTGCTGATCGAACAATTACGTGCACGGGCGCACAGCGAAGAGTTGTTGCCAGCGCAGCGCACTGAGAAAACCCGCATCATGCAGCGCATCCTCCATAACGATGCCCAGATCCGCTACTTGGCCGAGCCGTGGCTCACGCATTGCGAACAAAATCTGGATGGGCAACGCCAGTTTTTGCATTGA
- the fliS gene encoding flagellar export chaperone FliS: MFTSVSSRSASAYQRVSVETAVSQASPHQLVAMLLDGLLKNVGAARAALKRGDIAAKGEKINKAVRIIDEALKPALNLAQGGDIAANLNGLYGYCAIRLTEANLRNDDAALADVLRVIEPLADGWKQIGGQASSALSSSH; this comes from the coding sequence ATGTTTACTTCAGTCAGTTCTCGCTCAGCGTCTGCCTATCAACGGGTCAGCGTGGAGACGGCGGTTAGCCAGGCCAGCCCGCACCAATTGGTCGCGATGCTGCTGGATGGCTTGCTCAAGAATGTGGGTGCTGCCCGCGCCGCTTTGAAGCGCGGTGATATTGCCGCGAAGGGTGAAAAAATTAACAAGGCGGTGCGCATCATTGACGAGGCGCTCAAGCCGGCCTTGAACCTGGCGCAGGGCGGGGACATCGCCGCCAACCTCAATGGTTTGTATGGCTACTGTGCGATTCGGCTCACGGAGGCCAATCTGCGCAACGACGATGCCGCTTTGGCAGACGTGCTCCGCGTGATCGAGCCGCTGGCCGATGGCTGGAAGCAGATTGGTGGGCAGGCTTCTTCTGCGCTGTCGTCGTCTCACTAA